In the genome of Lactobacillus intestinalis, the window TTCACTTGATCCTACTATGAAGATTGGTCAACAAATTGCGGAACCTTTGATTAAACATAAGGGTGCTTCTAAGAAGGAAGCATGGGCTAAGGCTTTGGAAATGATGAAGGCCGTTGGAATTCCTCATGCTGAAGAAAGAATTAATCAATATCCACACCAATTCTCAGGGGGTATGAGACAAAGAATCGTGATTGCGATTGCTTTGATTTGTGAACCGGAAATTTTACTTGCTGACGAACCAACAACTGCCTTGGACGTTACTGTACAAGCTGAAATTTTGGACTTGATGAAAGATTTACAAAAGAGAGTAAAAACTTCAATCATCTTCATTACTCACGACTTAGGTGTTGTGGCTGGGATGGCTGACAGAGTGGCTGTTATGTATGCTGGTGAATTTCTTGAATATGGAACTGTTGATGATATTTTCTATGATCCACAACATCCATATACTTGGGGATTGATCAACTCAATGCCTACTTTGGAAAGTGATACTTTGGAATCAATTCCAGGGACACCTCCAGATTTACTTGATCCACCGAAAGGTGATCCATTTGCTCCAAGAAATAGATACGCAATGAGAATTGATGTTCAAAGAAAGCCACCATTCTTCAAGGTTTCTGATACTCATTATGCGGCAACTTGGCTTTTAGCTCCGGGGGCACCAAAAGTAGAACCACCTGCAGAAATTCAAAGACGTTGGAAGAAATTTAAATTAATGAAGCAAGAAAAGAGCTTGCAAGATTAATCACAGCTTTAAGGGGGATTTAGATGCCAGAAGAAAAGAAGATTTTGGAAGTAAAGCATTTAAAACAATACTTCAAAAATGGACGAACAGTCACTAAAGCTGTTGACGATGTTAGCTTTAATATTTATGAAGGTGAAACTTTTGGCCTTGTAGGTGAATCAGGTTCAGGTAAAACCACCACTGGTCGTTCGATTTTACAACTTTACAATCCTACTAGTGGTGAAGTTATCTTTGAAGGAAAAAATGTTGAAAATTTGAAGAATCACGAAGATAAACTTAAGTTTAGACGTGATGCTCAAATGATTTTCCAGGATCCATATGCTTCACTTAATCCAAGAATGACGGTTGAAGATATTATTGCCGAAGGGCTAGATATTCACAATTTGGTAAAAACCAAAGAAGAACGTCGTAAACGTGTTGAAGAATTACTTGAAACTGTTGGTTTAAATAAAAACCATGCTAGCCGTTTCCCACACGAATTCTCTGGTGGTCAGCGTCAAAGAATTGGTATTGCACGTGCGCTTGCAGTAGAACCTAAATTTATCGTAGCTGATGAACCAATTTCAGCCTTGGACGTTTCCATTCAAGCCCAAGTTGTAAACTTGATGATTGAATTACAAAAGAAACGTGGCTTAACTTACTTGTTTATTGCCCACGATTTATCAATGGTTAAGTTTATTTCAGACCGAATCGGTGTTATGCACTTTGGTAAGTTGCTTGAAGTTGGTTCTGCTGATGATGTTTATGATAAACCACTTCATGATTATACGAAGAGTTTAATTTCAGCTGTTCCTGTACCCGATCCAGAAATTGAACGTCAACGTCACCGAATTGATTATGATCCAGAAAAGGAAGAGATGGATGGTAAAGTTCGGACAATGCACGAAATTCGTCCAGGACACTTTGTAAGAT includes:
- a CDS encoding ABC transporter ATP-binding protein translates to MPERVLDVKNLKIDFHTYAGEVKAIRNVSFHLNKGETLAIVGESGSGKSVTTRSIIGLLARNAKIMGGEINFHGQNLLDLSEKDWQDIRGNKIAMIFQDPMTSLDPTMKIGQQIAEPLIKHKGASKKEAWAKALEMMKAVGIPHAEERINQYPHQFSGGMRQRIVIAIALICEPEILLADEPTTALDVTVQAEILDLMKDLQKRVKTSIIFITHDLGVVAGMADRVAVMYAGEFLEYGTVDDIFYDPQHPYTWGLINSMPTLESDTLESIPGTPPDLLDPPKGDPFAPRNRYAMRIDVQRKPPFFKVSDTHYAATWLLAPGAPKVEPPAEIQRRWKKFKLMKQEKSLQD
- a CDS encoding ABC transporter ATP-binding protein; translated protein: MPEEKKILEVKHLKQYFKNGRTVTKAVDDVSFNIYEGETFGLVGESGSGKTTTGRSILQLYNPTSGEVIFEGKNVENLKNHEDKLKFRRDAQMIFQDPYASLNPRMTVEDIIAEGLDIHNLVKTKEERRKRVEELLETVGLNKNHASRFPHEFSGGQRQRIGIARALAVEPKFIVADEPISALDVSIQAQVVNLMIELQKKRGLTYLFIAHDLSMVKFISDRIGVMHFGKLLEVGSADDVYDKPLHDYTKSLISAVPVPDPEIERQRHRIDYDPEKEEMDGKVRTMHEIRPGHFVRCTDDEVAHYEQVAKSYE